A genomic stretch from Pomacea canaliculata isolate SZHN2017 linkage group LG2, ASM307304v1, whole genome shotgun sequence includes:
- the LOC112557727 gene encoding uncharacterized protein LOC112557727: MSVSEAANTSNPNAKQGDPTQEEKLAVVCILSVLSVFGTCGNGLVLYVFSSKGNKVTSTIFILALAGTDFITCLFHPTDGGQRCRGQLLLLRLRVQTVPIPHHVQRSLGGLHHGGHRRRPYFSICHPFLHAVTPCRARVTVFLLCVFAFVLGTITAMGHSTYNYVNVTGEELNVAGAPPSSVEPSSGETRWSFLETRAHPRLYESGRTPTTCRRMCVSSWCSQARVTWCSCFSPASSCTPIRRSSLRSISSLSSPSASSTLSSIAPSCSAENGVDGSARVKPSRSAPTLTTEVEDIELRSKNGTENGGVNETQSLNSSEKKANKERRDFNFLANIRTAAMLFVVTLVFIIAFLPSWLMAVQLVDYKVIVFYCYFVYNVANPVIYAFMNHAFRKELKRVFQRGTNCFVCKPRLYS; encoded by the coding sequence ATGTCGGTCTCGGAGGCCGCCAACACGTCTAACCCAAACGCCAAACAAGGGGATCCGACCCAGGAGGAGAAGCTGGCGGTCGTCTGCATCCTGTCAGTGCTCAGCGTCTTCGGCACGTGCGGCAATGGATTGGTGCTGTACGTCTTCTCTAGTAAGGGCAACAAGGTGACGTCCACCATTTTCATCCTGGCTCTGGCGGGCACGGATTTCATCACTTGCCTCTTTCATCCCACTGACGGTGGTCAACGTTGCCGCGGACAGCTACTTCTACTTCGACTTCGTGTGCAAACTGTACCAATTCCTCATCACGTGCAACGTTCCCTTGGCGGCCTTCATCATGGTGGCCATCGCCGTCGACCGTACTTCAGCATCTGCCACCCGTTCCTGCACGCCGTCACCCCGTGCCGAGCGCGGGTCACGGTCTTCCTACTGTGCGTGTTCGCCTTCGTGCTGGGGACTATCACGGCCATGGGACACAGCACGTATAACTACGTCAACGTCACTGGGGAGGAGTTAAACGTCGCCGGGGCTCCGCCGTCGTCGGTGGAGCCGAGCTCTGGCGAAACGCGCTGGAGCTTTCTGGAAACGAGAGCACACCCGAGACTCTACGAGAGTGGACGAACGCCGACAACGTGTCGGAGAATGTGCGTCTCGAGCTGGTGTTCACAGGCACGTGTAACGTGGTGTTCGTGCTTCTCACCAGCGAGTTCCTGCACTCCTATCAGAAGGTCTTCGCTTCGTtctatctcctctctctcatcgCCGTCTGCATCATCTACGCTCTCATCTATCGCTCCGTCGTGCAGCGCCGAGAATGGCGTCGACGGCAGCGCTCGGGTAAAGCCCTCGAGGTCGGCACCCACCCTAACCACGGAGGTGGAGGACATCGAGCTTCGCTCCAAGAACGGGACGGAAAATGGAGGAGTGAACGAGACTCAGTCGCTCAACAGCTCGGAGAAGAAGGCCAACAAAGAACGTAGAGACTTTAACTTCCTGGCCAACATCCGGACGGCGGCCATGCTGTTTGTTGTGACCCTCGTGTTCATCATCGCCTTCCTGCCGTCGTGGCTCATGGCCGTACAGCTGGTGGATTACAAGGTCATCGTCTTCTACTGCTACTTCGTCTACAACGTTGCAAACCCTGTCATCTACGCGTTCATGAACCATGCCTTCCGAAAGGAGTTGAAGAGGGTTTTCCAGAGGGGAACTAACTGTTTTGTGTGTAAACCGAGACTATATTCGTGA